The following proteins are co-located in the Thermodesulfovibrionales bacterium genome:
- a CDS encoding Holliday junction DNA helicase RuvB C-terminal domain-containing protein, whose product RDTLEDVYEPYLLQEGLIERTPRGRLATRHAYQHLGKSVPEGLF is encoded by the coding sequence GCGCGATACCCTTGAGGATGTCTATGAACCGTACCTCTTACAGGAAGGCCTGATAGAGAGAACTCCCAGGGGACGCCTTGCGACGAGGCATGCGTACCAGCACCTCGGGAAAAGCGTGCCCGAAGGATTATTCTGA